Proteins encoded by one window of Glycine soja cultivar W05 chromosome 15, ASM419377v2, whole genome shotgun sequence:
- the LOC114388604 gene encoding protein indeterminate-domain 11 → MSNLTSASGEASASSGNRTEIGTDYSQQYFAPPLSQAQPPPLKKKRNLPGNPDPEAEVVALSPKTLLATNRFICEICNKGFQRDQNLQLHRRGHNLPWKLKQRSSNEIIRKKVYVCPEASCVHHDPSRALGDLTGIKKHFCRKHGEKKWKCDKCSKKYAVQSDWKAHSKTCGTREYRCDCGTLFSRRDSFITHRAFCDALAEESSRSVTGIGIVANSTSTQPTAAAASHQQDIIHGNSNNFSLKKEQQAGFRPPWIGQPSPSSASSFLVSHQENPNPRGGGPGPTLLPPYQTAPHMSATALLQKASQMGATMSKTGSMIGTHQQQAHVSANAALNLSSRDHQMTPTLHGLVPFGNKAVPAVGNGVSPSLLHHIIDSFSSPFEGTSFEDTFGGAGGDAMTKTTTADDGARGNNNEALTRDFLGLRPLSHTDILNIAGMGSCINSSQHNQTPNPWQG, encoded by the exons ATGTCTAATTTGACTTCTGCATCCGGTGAAGCTAGTGCATCTTCAGGCAACAGAACCGAAATTGGCACTGATTACTCACAACAATACTTTGCTCCACCACTAAGTCAAGCACAGCCTCCTCcactaaagaaaaagagaaacctTCCTGGCAACCCAG ACCCGGAAGCTGAAGTTGTCGCCTTGTCTCCAaagactctcttggcaactaatAGGTTCATTTGTGAGATCTGCAACAAGGGATTTCAAAGAGACCAGAATCTCCAACTTCACAGAAGAGGGCACAATTTACCATGGAAGCTGAAGCAGAGATCAAGCAACGAGATTATAAGGAAGAAGGTGTATGTGTGCCCAGAAGCCAGTTGCGTGCACCACGACCCTTCAAGGGCTCTTGGGGACCTCACTGGCATCAAGAAGCACTTCTGCAGAAAGCACGGCGAGAAGAAGTGGAAATGTGACAAATGCTCCAAGAAGTATGCTGTTCAATCAGATTGGAAAGCTCACTCCAAGACCTGTGGCACTAGAGAGTACAGATGTGACTGTGGAACCCTCTTCTCAAG GAGGGACAGTTTCATAACACACAGAGCCTTCTGTGATGCATTAGCAGAGGAGAGTTCAAGATCAGTGACAGGCATAGGCATAGTAGCCAACTCAACTTCAACTCAACCAACTGCAGCAGCAGCCTCTCATCAACAAGACATCATCCATGGTAATAGTAACAATTTCTCATTGAAGAAAGAGCAACAAGCAGGTTTCAGACCACCTTGGATTGGACAACCATCACCCTCTTCTGCTTCATCATTCTTGGTCTCTCATCAAGAAAACCCTAACCCTAGAGGTGGTGGTCCTGGTCCCACTCTTCTTCCTCCTTACCAAACAGCTCCTCACATGTCAGCCACAGCGTTGCTGCAGAAAGCATCCCAAATGGGTGCGACGATGAGCAAAACCGGGTCCATGATTGGGACCCACCAACAACAGGCTCACGTGTCTGCCAATGCCGCTTTGAATTTGTCCTCACGTGACCACCAGATGACCCCCACTCTCCATGGCTTGGTACCTTTCGGGAATAAAGCTGTTCCTGCTGTTGGTAATGGtgtttctccttcactccttcACCATATCATCGACTCTTTCTCTTCACCCTTTGAAGGGACTTCTTTTGAGGACACTTTTGGTGGTGCTGGTGGCGATGCCATGACGAAAACAACCACCGCCGATGACGGTGCCAGAGGAAACAATAATGAAGCCCTGACAAGAGATTTCTTGGGTCTTAGACCTCTCTCTCACACTGATATCCTCAACATTGCTGGTATGGGAAGTTGCATCAACTCCTCCCAACATaaccaaaccccaaacccttgGCAAGGTTAG